In Pararge aegeria chromosome 17, ilParAegt1.1, whole genome shotgun sequence, one genomic interval encodes:
- the LOC120630875 gene encoding piwi-like protein Ago3 yields MADPGKGRGRGLALLQTLKSQMLESPPSSQEATPQPTPSPSVASSTVGSTSTMGGRGRVAAMLLSKIQKPGEPEFMPASDVSPNPSMVSFGRGRGLKYMESLKAASQATQSTETRAGEGVENLTQKMAESTVSTVQTSTTTAVGKNKYFREIKETPPVVKKGETGTLVPVTANFIYLKAEENNVFEYDVAYEPDQDYRNLRFKLLNEHKHFFKEKTFDGTTLYVPHLLPDEALNLVSTNPFDESKVNLKITFRRTRRLSEMVHIYNTLFKHIMKDLELVRFGRQHFNEKSAVQIPQYKLEVWPGYVTAVDEYEGGLMLTLDSTHRVLRTQCVLSLIRETIQADGANWKNSISDKLVGFSVMTKYNKKLFRVDSIDDTMNPQSTFEKNEKGELIKISYFDYYKKSYGIEIKDLTQPMLISRDSKRMPGTEQKTDFMICLVPELCQLTGLSDSQKQNFRLMKDVATYTRITPNQRHSAFKKFIKNVMDNETAKNRLKGWGLSIDAETVNLTARTLPPEPLYFGNSVKVPGKPNADWNGDICRNAVMQAVDITRWVVLYTARDKNVTNDFVETLMRCSGPMGIVVYKPDLVLLPNDRVDTYVMALKKCITSQLQLVVAISPSMRDDRYSAIKRICCSEKPIPSQVINARTLSNSQKIRSITQKILLQINCKLGGTLWNISIPFKFTMVIGIDSYHEANLKKQSVFAFVASYNQALTTWFSKAVFQERGQEIGDCCKFCVVDALQHYLRVNGRLPDRIIIYRDGVGDGQLKLIQDYEIPQMQISISCFDDNYKPSITYIVVQKRINTRIFLKQGKEFANPDPGTVVDNLITRRDWYDFLIVSQKVNQGTVTPTHYVVIHDDSGMTPDQCQRLTYKMCHLYYNWPGTVRVPAPCQYAHKLAYLVGQSMHVVPSASLSDKLFFL; encoded by the exons ATGGCAGACCCAGGAAAAGGTCGAGGCCGAGGCCTGGCATTGCTCCAGACCCTAAAATCTCAAATGTTGGAATCACCACCATCATCTCAAGAGGCTACTCCACAACCTACTCCAAGTCCAAGTGTTGCATCTAGTACT GTTGGTTCAACAAGCACAATGGGTGGGAGAGGCAGGGTGGCAGCCATGCTTCTATCAAAAATTCAGAAACCTGGTG aACCAGAATTCATGCCGGCTTCAGATGTCAGCCCTAACCCCAGCATGGTTTCATTTGGAAGAGGTAGAGGACTAAAGTACATGGAAAGTTT AAAAGCTGCTTCACAGGCTACACAATCCACAGAGACTCGTGCTGGCGAGGGTGTTGAAAATTTGACTCAGAAAATGGCCGAAAGTACTGTGTCTACGGTTCAGACATCAACAACAACAGCCGTTgggaagaataaatatttt aGAGAGATAAAGGAAACACCACCTGTTGTCAAAAAAGGTGAAACCGGCACACTAGTACCAGTTACAgccaactttatttatttgaaagctGAAGAAAACAATGTGTTCGAGTACGATGTTGCGTATGAACCCGATCAAGATTACAGAAACTTGCGCTTCAAGCTTTTGAACG AACATAAACACTTCTTCAAGGAGAAAACATTCGATGGCACAACACTGTACGTGCCACATTTATTGCCTGACGAAGCACTCAACCTTGTGTCAACAAATCCATTCGACGAGAGTAAAGTGAACTTGAAA ATAACATTCCGTCGCACCCGCCGTCTTAGCGAGATGGTTCATATATACAACACTCTGTTCAAGCACATAATGAAGGATCTTGAGCTAGTACGCTTTGGCCGACAGCACTTTAACGAGAAATCAGCTGTTCAGATACCGCAATACAAGCTGGAAGTATGGCCCGG CTATGTGACAGCAGTGGATGAATATGAAGGTGGTCTCATGTTGACATTGGATTCTACACATAGAGTGCTGCGAACACAGTGCGTACTGTCTCTTATTAGAGAGACTATACAGGCGGATGGGGCGAATTGGAAGAATTCTATATCAGACAAATTAGTTGGTTTCTCAGTTATGACCAAATACAATAAGAAACTGTTTCG TGTAGACAGCATAGATGACACAATGAACCCACAGTCAACATTTGAGAAAAATGAAAAGGgagaattgataaaaataagctattttGACTATTATAAGAAGAGCTATGGCATTGAAATTAAAGACCTCACACAACCAATGCTGATCTCGAG AGATTCAAAGAGAATGCCAGGGACCGAACAGAAAACTGACTTCATGATATGCTTGGTACCAGAACTGTGTCAGCTTACCGGACTCTCGGACTCGCAAAAACAAAACTTCCGATTGATGAAAGATGTCGCCACATACACACGGATAACGCCCAATCAACGACACTCTGCATTCaaaaag ttcatCAAAAACGTTATGGATAACGAAACCGCAAAGAACCGACTCAAAGGCTGGGGACTAAGTATAGATGCGGAAACGGTTAACTTGACAGCAAGGACTTTGCCACCGGAGCCTTTGTACTTTGGCAACTCTGTCAAAGTGCCCGGGAAACCCAATGCTGACTGGAATGGTGATATCTGTAGGAATGCTGTCATGCAAGCTGTCGATATAACAAGATGGGTGGTCTTGTATACGGCTCGAGATAAAAATGTGACTAAT GATTTCGTAGAAACGTTAATGCGGTGTTCTGGACCTATGGGCATAGTTGTATACAAACCGGACCTCGTCCTTTTGCCGAACGACCGTGTGGACACCTACGTAATGGCACTTAAGAAATGTATTACATCTCAACTGCAACTTGTTGTTGCGATATCACCTTCTATGAGGGACGATCGATATTCTGCTATCAAGAGAATATGCTGTTCCGAAAAACCTATACCATCTCAG GTAATCAACGCTCGCACGTTATCTAATAGCCAGAAGATCCGTTCGATCACTCAAAAGATACTTCTCCAAATTAACTGCAAGCTCGGCGGCACACTTTGGAATATAAGCATTCCCTTCAAATTCACAATGGTCATCGGCATCGATTCATACCACGAAGCGAATCTGAAGAAACAAAGTGTTTTCG CATTTGTCGCGTCCTACAACCAGGCACTGACGACCTGGTTCTCGAAGGCGGTGTTCCAGGAGCGGGGGCAAGAGATAGGCGATTGCTGCAAGTTTTGCGTTGTGGATGCCCTACAACATTATCTGCGAGTCAATGGCCGATTGCCCGATAGGATCATTATCTACAG GGACGGAGTCGGCGATGGTCAGCTCAAACTAATTCAAGACTACGAGATACCGCAAATGCAAATAAGTATTTCGTGCTTTGATGACAACTATAAGCCTTCAATCACCTACATCGTGGTGCAAAAGAGAATCAACACTAGGATATTCCTGAAACAGGGCAAAGAATTCGCGAACCCTGATCCGGGAACAGTCGTCGATAACTTGATTACGAGACGCGATTG GTACGACTTCTTGATAGTATCACAGAAAGTGAACCAAGGCACTGTCACTCCGACCCACTACGTGGTGATCCATGACGACAGTGGTATGACGCCGGACCAATGCCAGCGGCTGACGTACAAGATGTGCCATTTGTACTACAACTGGCCCGGTACGGTACGCGTACCAGCCCCTTGCCAGTACGCACATAAATTGGCGTACCTTGTTGGACAGAGCATGCACGTAGTGCCGTCTGCGTCGTTGTCGGATAAGTTGTTCTTCTTGTAA
- the LOC120631288 gene encoding NFU1 iron-sulfur cluster scaffold homolog, mitochondrial-like isoform X1: MKLFLTKTNRNAKVINLIKYKSKMLRNSFRVIKNGRQCKLLSAAVCRYNGMKCFSMWSPRSFECSKSLKIKPMLNNCCRTMFIQTQETPNPNSLKFLPGTQVLEPGQTMDFPNIGAAHCSPLAKMLFRIEGVKGVFFGSDFVTVTKQDDDVEWKLLKPDIFATIMDFFASGLPVVTDAKPSGDTQINEDDDEIVQMIKELLDTRIRPTVQEDGGDVLFVDFKEGVLRLKMQGSCSSCPSSIVTLKNGVQNMMQFYIPEVLAVEQIDDEGDKLSDKVFKEFEQLKNKEKKE; this comes from the exons ATGAAACTTTTTCTAACCAAAACAAATCGAAAcgcaaaagtaataaatttaataaaatacaaatcaaaaaTGCTACGGAATTCTTTCCGGGTGATAAAGAACGGTAGGCAATGTAAACTTCTTTCTGCCGCTGTGTGTAG GTATAATGGGATGAAATGCTTCAGCATGTGGTCTCCACGGTCTTTTGAGTGTTCAAAGTCGCTTAAAATCAAACCTATGTTGAATAATTGCTGTCGTACCATGTTCATCCAAACGCAAGAAACACCTAATCCAAACAGCTTGAAATTCTTACCGGGAACTCAAGTCTTAGAGCCTGGCCAGACTATGGATTTTCCAAATATTGGCGCAGCGCATTGCAGCCCCTTAG CTAAAATGCTTTTCCGCATAGAAGGTGTCAAAGGAGTGTTCTTTGGCTCAGATTTTGTCACGGTCACCAAGCaggatgatgatgttgaatggAAGTTATTAAAGCCCGACATCTTTGCTACAATAATGGACTTCTTTGCCAGTGGGCTGCCAGTTGTAACTGATGCTAAACCTTCTGGAGACACTC AAATAAATGAAGATGACGATGAAATTGTGCAAATGATAAAAGAGCTGTTGGATACACGCATTAGGCCAACTGTTCAAGAAGATGGTGGGgatgttttgtttgttgattTCAAAGAAGGTGTACTGAGGCTCAAAATGCAAGGATCCTGCTCATCATGCCCCAGTTCTATTGTAACATTGAAGAATGGA GTCCAAAACATGATGCAGTTTTACATCCCTGAAGTCTTAGCAGTCGAGCAAATTGATGATGAAGGAGACAAATTGAGCGATAAAGTCTTCAAAGAATTtgaacaacttaaaaataaagagaaaaaggaataa
- the LOC120631288 gene encoding NFU1 iron-sulfur cluster scaffold homolog, mitochondrial-like isoform X2, producing the protein MKCFSMWSPRSFECSKSLKIKPMLNNCCRTMFIQTQETPNPNSLKFLPGTQVLEPGQTMDFPNIGAAHCSPLAKMLFRIEGVKGVFFGSDFVTVTKQDDDVEWKLLKPDIFATIMDFFASGLPVVTDAKPSGDTQINEDDDEIVQMIKELLDTRIRPTVQEDGGDVLFVDFKEGVLRLKMQGSCSSCPSSIVTLKNGVQNMMQFYIPEVLAVEQIDDEGDKLSDKVFKEFEQLKNKEKKE; encoded by the exons ATGAAATGCTTCAGCATGTGGTCTCCACGGTCTTTTGAGTGTTCAAAGTCGCTTAAAATCAAACCTATGTTGAATAATTGCTGTCGTACCATGTTCATCCAAACGCAAGAAACACCTAATCCAAACAGCTTGAAATTCTTACCGGGAACTCAAGTCTTAGAGCCTGGCCAGACTATGGATTTTCCAAATATTGGCGCAGCGCATTGCAGCCCCTTAG CTAAAATGCTTTTCCGCATAGAAGGTGTCAAAGGAGTGTTCTTTGGCTCAGATTTTGTCACGGTCACCAAGCaggatgatgatgttgaatggAAGTTATTAAAGCCCGACATCTTTGCTACAATAATGGACTTCTTTGCCAGTGGGCTGCCAGTTGTAACTGATGCTAAACCTTCTGGAGACACTC AAATAAATGAAGATGACGATGAAATTGTGCAAATGATAAAAGAGCTGTTGGATACACGCATTAGGCCAACTGTTCAAGAAGATGGTGGGgatgttttgtttgttgattTCAAAGAAGGTGTACTGAGGCTCAAAATGCAAGGATCCTGCTCATCATGCCCCAGTTCTATTGTAACATTGAAGAATGGA GTCCAAAACATGATGCAGTTTTACATCCCTGAAGTCTTAGCAGTCGAGCAAATTGATGATGAAGGAGACAAATTGAGCGATAAAGTCTTCAAAGAATTtgaacaacttaaaaataaagagaaaaaggaataa